In Coleofasciculus chthonoplastes PCC 7420, a single genomic region encodes these proteins:
- a CDS encoding protease complex subunit PrcB family protein → MKKLLMIAASLFIISAESAQACSCMRATPEQHFESANAVFSGRVVNVITPRRTHQRPQFSFPQKRVMFEVSEVWKGQERRRLMVMTSDSSASCGFNFTEGESYLVYASRSDNRLTTSLCSGTKLLSQAQEDLRMLEYPETPSNTVAFNTLEKSWNSGLEEPFETIIRDQATWEQFWANLHSIDIPTPSSLDVDFTENMVIGVGLGNKPSGGYSVEIKDILMKDDKLVINAVEQQPGQNCLTTMAITQPYHLVTVEQSDLPVQFNRKTEIVNCE, encoded by the coding sequence ATGAAAAAACTACTCATGATTGCCGCCAGCCTATTTATCATATCGGCAGAATCGGCTCAAGCTTGTAGTTGTATGCGAGCTACGCCTGAGCAACATTTTGAATCGGCTAATGCTGTCTTTTCGGGTCGAGTCGTTAATGTGATCACTCCTCGTCGGACTCACCAACGTCCCCAATTTTCGTTTCCGCAAAAACGAGTCATGTTTGAAGTGTCCGAAGTTTGGAAAGGACAAGAAAGACGCCGATTAATGGTGATGACATCTGATTCCAGTGCGAGTTGCGGTTTCAATTTTACTGAAGGAGAATCTTACCTCGTCTATGCCTCACGTTCAGATAATCGCTTAACCACATCCCTATGTAGTGGCACAAAACTATTAAGCCAAGCCCAAGAGGATTTAAGGATGTTAGAATACCCAGAAACCCCATCCAATACTGTTGCGTTTAACACCTTAGAAAAAAGCTGGAATAGTGGACTAGAAGAACCCTTTGAGACAATAATTCGCGATCAAGCGACATGGGAGCAATTTTGGGCGAATCTTCATTCAATTGATATACCAACACCATCCTCTCTTGATGTTGACTTTACTGAAAACATGGTGATTGGAGTTGGACTAGGGAATAAACCCAGTGGTGGCTATAGTGTTGAAATTAAAGATATTCTCATGAAAGATGATAAACTGGTGATTAACGCTGTAGAACAGCAACCTGGACAGAACTGTCTGACGACAATGGCAATCACTCAACCGTATCACTTAGTTACGGTAGAACAATCCGATTTACCTGTTCAATTTAACCGTAAAACTGAAATAGTGAACTGTGAGTAA
- a CDS encoding caspase family protein yields the protein MPKLKRRHFLQIAGSTLATVGLSQLDLIRQANRYAQVLAQSTPRKLALLVGVNNYPAPIPTLQGCLTDVELQYELLVRRFGFNPHDILRVTDETPIKPTRQGIIDAVETHLIQQAKPGDVVVFHYSGHGSRVIDPNPINPDGLNSTIVPNNRQIETGQEAGKVRDIMGRTLFLWMSALDTENVTVVMDSCHSGGGLRGNFLVRAVPSRQGGGDDQASQEEFEYQQQWLSRLNLTPEQFQQRRQGIAKGVALGSAARNQLATDAPFGDFHAGAFTYLLTRYLWQQPMSEPLSTVFVNLARSTKDVANSSGIVQDPVYEVKPGSDREQEPIYFLNASTPAAEAVVRNIEGDRVEFWLGGVSSQSLDAFQEGAIFTLMNQQGQVQGEVEQTARVGLVGYGRMRSQGRAIPGEGMLMRERVRGVPADLSLRVGLHSSLGEDISAARTALQSVSRVTVVPMNQEAVVDYIIGRMTNEAIPQAQHQGMNPLPPVGSLGVFTAGLIPVPDSFGMLGESVTTGINRLRPRLKALLAGRILHLVLNSNTSNLNVAMTIQPVAGGGLGIRAGSRAAENAGVIPTTIAKTSFKQNTEIQVEVQNHESQAIYVGVLAIGSNGDIVVLFPYWDAPEDAALVTPGQHLIIPPPSNPPTEDDFHFILDGVGFVELLVLASTEPLRDALKGVQKIARTVKADSRQPLLLAEDEPVEVMEAFVNDLDRHSRGAGIKISRGIRGVDTQKLAAFSAMIEVIE from the coding sequence ATGCCGAAACTCAAGCGCCGTCATTTTCTCCAAATAGCCGGATCAACTCTCGCTACGGTGGGTTTGAGCCAATTGGATTTAATCCGCCAAGCCAATCGCTACGCCCAAGTTCTTGCCCAAAGCACTCCCCGTAAATTGGCACTATTGGTTGGCGTGAATAATTATCCCGCCCCTATCCCCACATTACAGGGATGTTTAACCGATGTGGAGTTGCAGTATGAATTGTTGGTGCGACGCTTTGGGTTTAATCCCCACGATATTCTCAGGGTGACGGATGAAACCCCGATTAAACCCACCCGTCAAGGCATTATCGACGCCGTGGAAACCCATTTAATTCAACAGGCAAAACCGGGAGATGTGGTGGTTTTTCACTACTCTGGACATGGTTCACGAGTGATTGACCCCAACCCAATTAACCCGGATGGTTTGAATAGCACCATAGTTCCCAATAACCGTCAGATTGAAACCGGACAAGAGGCGGGGAAGGTGCGGGATATTATGGGCAGAACTCTGTTTTTGTGGATGTCCGCCTTGGACACCGAAAACGTTACCGTAGTCATGGATAGCTGCCATTCTGGGGGAGGATTGCGGGGAAACTTTTTAGTTAGGGCGGTTCCATCTCGCCAGGGGGGTGGGGATGATCAAGCCAGTCAGGAGGAGTTTGAGTATCAGCAGCAGTGGTTATCGCGGTTGAATTTAACCCCAGAACAATTTCAGCAACGGCGTCAGGGGATTGCTAAGGGTGTGGCGTTGGGTTCAGCAGCGCGGAACCAATTGGCGACGGATGCACCATTCGGGGATTTTCATGCGGGGGCGTTTACCTATTTGCTGACGCGATATCTTTGGCAACAACCGATGAGTGAACCTTTGAGTACGGTATTTGTGAATTTGGCGCGGAGTACCAAGGATGTGGCGAATTCTTCGGGTATTGTCCAAGATCCAGTTTATGAAGTGAAGCCAGGGAGCGATCGCGAACAGGAACCGATTTACTTTTTGAACGCTTCAACCCCAGCCGCCGAAGCTGTGGTACGAAACATAGAGGGCGATCGCGTGGAGTTTTGGTTGGGGGGAGTCTCGTCTCAAAGCTTGGATGCGTTTCAAGAGGGGGCGATTTTTACGCTAATGAATCAACAGGGACAAGTTCAGGGGGAAGTCGAACAAACCGCGCGGGTTGGTTTAGTGGGGTATGGGAGAATGCGATCGCAGGGGCGGGCGATTCCCGGAGAGGGGATGTTAATGCGGGAACGAGTGCGGGGAGTTCCGGCTGATTTAAGCTTACGAGTGGGACTTCATTCCTCACTGGGAGAGGATATTTCAGCCGCCCGTACCGCCCTACAGTCGGTGAGTCGGGTAACGGTGGTGCCAATGAATCAAGAGGCTGTGGTGGATTATATTATCGGACGGATGACGAATGAGGCTATCCCCCAGGCGCAACACCAAGGGATGAACCCATTACCCCCCGTGGGCAGTTTAGGGGTATTTACGGCGGGATTAATTCCGGTTCCCGATTCCTTTGGCATGTTGGGAGAGTCAGTAACAACAGGTATAAATCGCCTGCGCCCCCGTTTAAAGGCATTACTGGCGGGGCGGATATTGCATCTGGTTCTCAACAGCAATACCTCTAACTTAAATGTGGCGATGACGATTCAGCCTGTGGCGGGCGGCGGATTAGGGATTCGGGCGGGGAGTCGGGCGGCGGAAAATGCCGGGGTGATTCCCACAACCATCGCCAAGACTAGCTTTAAACAAAACACGGAAATTCAGGTGGAGGTACAAAACCACGAGAGTCAAGCCATCTATGTGGGAGTGTTAGCGATCGGTTCTAATGGGGATATTGTCGTGTTATTTCCCTATTGGGATGCCCCAGAAGATGCGGCATTAGTCACACCCGGACAGCATTTAATTATACCGCCTCCAAGTAACCCACCCACGGAAGATGATTTTCACTTTATTTTAGACGGAGTTGGTTTTGTGGAACTATTAGTATTAGCCAGTACAGAACCTTTGCGGGATGCGCTGAAGGGCGTGCAGAAAATTGCCCGAACCGTGAAAGCCGATTCTCGTCAACCCTTACTGTTAGCTGAAGATGAACCCGTGGAAGTAATGGAAGCATTTGTCAATGATTTGGATCGCCACTCCCGTGGGGCTGGAATTAAAATTTCACGCGGGATTCGTGGCGTAGACACCCAGAAGCTAGCGGCATTTTCAGCAATGATTGAGGTGATTGAGTGA
- a CDS encoding cyclic nucleotide-binding domain-containing protein, whose product MKKVFFLLGELNDDDMDWMLAVGHRKEVTPGIILIEEGKPIDTLLILLEGTLSVSVSALQGKTIARLTSGAVVGEMSFADTRPPSATVQAVEPSLILSIPRHHLLEKLQKDEGFASRFYRAIAIFLSTRLRGTVRYLGYAKTDWLKDENETEELSQEVVDNVPLAQARFDWLLRRLRNNDHAVLPD is encoded by the coding sequence ATGAAAAAAGTATTTTTTTTACTCGGTGAACTAAATGACGATGACATGGATTGGATGCTCGCTGTGGGACACCGAAAGGAAGTTACCCCAGGAATCATCCTAATTGAGGAAGGTAAACCCATCGATACCCTGCTGATTCTGCTAGAAGGAACGTTATCGGTATCAGTTTCAGCCTTGCAAGGCAAGACAATCGCTCGATTAACCAGTGGTGCGGTTGTCGGGGAAATGTCTTTTGCCGATACTCGTCCTCCCTCAGCTACGGTTCAGGCGGTGGAACCCTCTCTGATTTTATCCATTCCGCGTCATCATCTCCTGGAAAAACTGCAAAAAGACGAAGGATTTGCCTCACGCTTCTATCGTGCGATCGCGATTTTTCTGTCTACTCGATTACGGGGTACGGTGCGATATCTGGGTTATGCCAAAACCGATTGGCTTAAGGACGAGAATGAGACTGAAGAGTTATCCCAAGAAGTCGTTGATAATGTACCCCTTGCCCAAGCCCGATTCGATTGGCTACTGAGGCGTTTGCGAAATAATGACCATGCGGTGCTTCCAGATTGA
- the psb35 gene encoding photosystem II assembly protein Psb35 — protein sequence MNLLMEAGAAQASEFPFSFTLVYVIGFIAAVVLGSIAWYNSKRPAGWENKERPDIVPKVDTPENSSQQK from the coding sequence TTGAATTTATTGATGGAAGCAGGAGCAGCTCAAGCATCTGAATTTCCATTCTCGTTTACATTGGTCTATGTGATCGGCTTTATCGCCGCTGTTGTCCTTGGCTCTATCGCCTGGTATAACTCCAAGCGTCCAGCCGGTTGGGAAAATAAAGAGCGTCCTGACATTGTACCCAAGGTTGATACGCCAGAGAATTCCAGCCAACAGAAATAA
- a CDS encoding transglycosylase domain-containing protein, translated as MNGIKGIPSTLVKSFVGPPPIYRRRKFWVGIGMVGISGGAIAFGLGWQALEETLPESTDDVLTYIRDETITVKAADGTILQQIGPATHDNLKIWEIPDKLKQAFISIEDQRFENHSGLDYQGIVRAAFSNLLARDVVEGGSTITQQLARIVYFDQQQTLGRKLKEMRMAQKIEQDLEKDQILERYLNLVYLGSGAYGVADAAWVYFSKPVTELTLAEMATLAALPPAPSEYSPFINKKIAQERRNVVLRRMQKNGYITEGEADAAIATPLRTKRSNPKRLDRQASYFTEYIQQELPKYVPPDVLGKKGLIVETTLNPQWQVAAEAAVAETIETYGKYQRFEQAALVAIDPRNGQIKAMVGGKEFLDQQFNRVTQAQRQPGSTFKTFVYTTAIAAGFSPYQSYQDAPFVVDGYEPKNYSENFRGWTSIRDALTNSVNIVAVKTLIKVGWDPVVEIAEKMGIESTLNKTYSLALGASEVNLLELTSAYGTLATQGVHVQPHGIRRILDRQGKVIYREQIQRDRAIDEDTAAIMTWMLRNVVTSGTGGNAQLRDRAVAGKTGTSDEARDLWFIGYIPQLVTGVWLGNDDNKPTWGASSTAAIAWRDFMEEAVENMRAEDFPDRPDKLDGREGTIEAKPIEPKKTYTKKTNQTHSSRRRTSRRASTTRRSTSRSTSRSYSPRRSTSSRSSGGSSRSNTRSQPAPARSSRRQAPVRNTAPSNPPPRRSAPAPAPKPAPPAPAPAPAQPAAVSAPPAPAPAPAPVAPPPAPPASRKAAPEPAPAAPAPAPAPAPVTAPPASEE; from the coding sequence ATGAATGGGATCAAGGGAATCCCGAGTACCCTGGTTAAGTCATTTGTCGGACCCCCTCCTATCTATCGTCGGCGTAAGTTTTGGGTGGGGATAGGAATGGTGGGGATCAGTGGCGGTGCGATCGCCTTCGGTTTGGGTTGGCAAGCCCTGGAAGAAACTTTACCGGAGTCCACAGATGATGTGCTGACCTATATCCGGGATGAGACGATTACCGTAAAAGCCGCCGATGGTACGATTCTCCAGCAAATTGGACCTGCGACCCACGATAATCTAAAAATATGGGAAATTCCCGACAAGCTGAAACAAGCATTTATTTCGATTGAAGACCAACGCTTTGAAAATCATAGTGGACTGGATTACCAAGGGATTGTCCGGGCGGCGTTCTCGAATCTGTTAGCCAGAGATGTGGTGGAAGGCGGTAGCACGATTACCCAGCAGTTGGCACGGATTGTCTATTTTGATCAGCAACAAACCCTAGGTCGCAAGCTCAAAGAAATGCGGATGGCGCAAAAAATTGAGCAGGATTTGGAGAAAGATCAAATCTTGGAGCGCTATTTGAATCTGGTGTATTTGGGGTCTGGGGCGTATGGCGTCGCGGATGCGGCTTGGGTGTATTTTAGTAAACCCGTCACAGAATTGACTTTAGCGGAGATGGCAACCTTGGCAGCCTTGCCACCCGCACCGAGCGAGTATTCTCCCTTTATTAACAAAAAAATAGCCCAAGAGCGGCGGAATGTGGTGCTACGCCGGATGCAGAAAAATGGGTATATTACCGAAGGGGAAGCAGACGCCGCGATCGCGACTCCTCTCCGGACAAAGCGCAGCAACCCGAAGCGTTTAGATCGACAGGCGTCTTATTTTACGGAATATATTCAACAAGAACTGCCGAAATACGTTCCCCCCGATGTTTTAGGCAAAAAGGGATTGATTGTGGAAACAACCCTCAATCCGCAGTGGCAAGTAGCCGCAGAAGCAGCGGTGGCAGAGACAATCGAAACCTATGGCAAATACCAACGGTTTGAACAAGCCGCATTAGTGGCAATTGATCCGCGTAATGGTCAAATCAAAGCTATGGTTGGGGGTAAGGAGTTCTTAGATCAGCAATTTAACCGCGTCACCCAGGCACAACGCCAACCAGGTTCGACATTTAAAACATTTGTTTACACAACCGCGATCGCGGCAGGTTTCTCTCCTTATCAAAGTTATCAGGATGCCCCCTTTGTCGTTGATGGTTATGAACCCAAGAACTATAGTGAAAACTTTCGCGGTTGGACTTCGATTCGGGATGCTCTGACCAATTCAGTGAACATTGTGGCAGTGAAAACCTTAATCAAGGTGGGTTGGGACCCAGTGGTGGAAATTGCCGAGAAAATGGGTATTGAATCGACCCTCAACAAAACCTATTCCTTGGCATTGGGGGCGTCAGAAGTGAATTTACTGGAGTTGACCAGTGCTTATGGCACGTTAGCCACTCAAGGCGTACATGTCCAACCCCATGGAATTCGCCGTATTCTGGATCGACAGGGTAAGGTGATTTATCGAGAACAGATCCAACGCGATCGCGCCATTGACGAAGACACCGCCGCCATTATGACCTGGATGCTTCGCAATGTGGTCACGTCTGGAACAGGGGGAAACGCTCAGTTACGCGATCGCGCCGTAGCGGGCAAAACAGGCACTTCAGACGAAGCCCGTGACCTCTGGTTCATCGGGTACATTCCCCAACTGGTGACTGGCGTTTGGCTGGGTAATGATGATAATAAACCGACTTGGGGAGCAAGTAGCACCGCCGCGATCGCTTGGCGCGATTTTATGGAAGAAGCCGTCGAAAATATGAGGGCGGAAGACTTTCCGGATCGACCGGATAAACTCGATGGTCGAGAAGGGACGATTGAAGCCAAGCCAATCGAGCCGAAAAAAACCTATACCAAGAAGACAAACCAGACTCACTCTAGCAGAAGACGGACAAGCCGCCGCGCTTCGACCACCAGACGCTCAACCTCTCGTTCCACCAGTCGTAGTTATTCCCCACGACGTTCAACCAGCAGCAGAAGCAGTGGTGGAAGTAGTCGCAGTAACACTAGGAGCCAACCTGCACCCGCCCGTTCCTCCCGTCGCCAAGCCCCGGTTCGCAACACAGCGCCCAGCAACCCACCACCCAGACGGTCAGCACCTGCACCTGCACCCAAACCCGCTCCACCAGCCCCAGCACCCGCCCCAGCTCAACCTGCAGCGGTTTCGGCTCCGCCAGCCCCAGCACCCGCCCCAGCGCCTGTAGCACCGCCCCCAGCGCCTCCAGCCTCGCGCAAAGCTGCACCTGAACCCGCTCCGGCGGCACCTGCACCTGCACCAGCACCTGCACCAGTCACTGCTCCTCCTGCGTCTGAGGAGTAA
- a CDS encoding B12-binding domain-containing radical SAM protein encodes MTASAFTAERLLFTPTTPETDAIPTIFAFPNDYTVGITSLGYQVVWATLASRSDLQVSRLFTDCHEPLPRKAELLGFSLSWELDYVNILTLLESLEIPVRSAQREDHHPLVFGGGPVLTANPEPFADFFDLILLGDGETLLGDFIDAYKQVHHADRTEKLRRLAQVPGIYVPSLYTITYQDQTGAIASIQPVDSQIPATVTKQTYRGNTLSASTVVTEKAAWENIYMVEVVRSCPEMCRFCLASYLTLPFRTPSATDSLIPAIERGLTVTKRIGLLGASVTQHPEFEVLLDYLAQPDYDDVRLSIASVRTNTVTPKLAETLSKRDTRSITIAVESGSERLRQIINKKLNNQEIIQAAINAKAGGLKALKLYGMVGVPGEEMSDVEQTVAMMKAIKKAAPGLRLTLGCSTFVPKAHTPFQWFGVNPAAQKRLKYLQKALRSQGIDFRPESYNWSVIQALISRGDRRLSELLELTRHYGDSVGSFRRAFKQLKGKLPELDFYVHDNWSTEQILPWSHLQGSLPQGTLIKHLDAAMSISH; translated from the coding sequence GTGACTGCTTCTGCCTTTACCGCTGAACGCCTACTCTTTACACCGACTACCCCGGAAACCGATGCCATCCCCACCATCTTTGCCTTTCCCAATGACTACACCGTAGGCATCACCAGCCTAGGCTACCAGGTGGTTTGGGCAACCCTAGCATCGCGATCTGACTTACAAGTAAGTCGCTTGTTTACCGATTGCCATGAACCGTTGCCCAGAAAAGCCGAATTACTCGGCTTTTCTTTATCATGGGAACTCGATTATGTCAACATATTGACCCTCCTAGAATCCTTAGAGATTCCGGTACGATCCGCACAACGAGAGGATCACCATCCCCTCGTGTTTGGTGGCGGACCCGTACTCACCGCAAATCCTGAACCTTTCGCTGATTTCTTTGATCTGATTTTGTTAGGGGATGGGGAAACCCTATTAGGGGATTTCATTGACGCTTATAAACAGGTTCACCACGCCGATAGAACCGAGAAATTGCGGCGTTTAGCCCAAGTTCCAGGGATATATGTTCCCAGTCTGTATACCATAACCTATCAGGATCAAACAGGCGCGATCGCATCGATTCAACCCGTCGATTCCCAGATTCCCGCCACCGTCACCAAGCAAACCTATCGCGGCAATACTCTATCCGCCTCCACCGTAGTCACCGAAAAAGCCGCTTGGGAAAATATTTACATGGTGGAAGTGGTACGCAGTTGCCCAGAAATGTGCCGCTTTTGTTTAGCCAGTTATTTAACCTTGCCCTTTCGCACGCCGAGTGCAACGGATTCGTTGATTCCAGCGATTGAACGCGGATTGACGGTAACTAAGCGGATTGGCTTACTGGGGGCGTCGGTGACTCAACATCCAGAGTTTGAGGTATTGCTGGATTATCTGGCACAACCGGACTATGATGATGTCCGCTTGAGTATTGCCTCAGTGCGAACCAATACGGTTACGCCCAAGCTAGCCGAAACCTTGTCGAAACGGGACACGCGATCAATTACTATTGCCGTGGAAAGTGGTTCGGAACGATTACGGCAAATTATTAATAAGAAATTGAATAATCAGGAGATTATTCAAGCGGCAATTAATGCCAAGGCTGGGGGATTAAAGGCACTCAAGCTGTATGGGATGGTGGGTGTTCCCGGAGAAGAGATGTCTGATGTGGAACAGACGGTAGCCATGATGAAGGCGATCAAAAAAGCCGCCCCAGGTTTACGCTTAACCCTGGGATGTAGTACGTTTGTTCCCAAAGCCCATACCCCCTTTCAATGGTTTGGCGTGAATCCCGCCGCCCAGAAACGGTTGAAGTATTTGCAGAAAGCCTTGCGATCGCAGGGGATTGACTTTCGCCCGGAAAGCTATAACTGGTCAGTAATTCAGGCGCTAATATCTAGAGGCGATCGCCGATTGTCAGAGTTATTGGAATTAACGCGGCATTATGGCGATTCTGTGGGCAGTTTTCGGCGGGCGTTCAAGCAGTTAAAAGGCAAGTTGCCAGAATTGGATTTTTATGTACATGACAATTGGTCAACAGAGCAAATATTGCCTTGGAGTCATTTACAAGGGTCTTTACCTCAAGGTACATTAATAAAACATTTGGATGCGGCGATGTCTATTAGTCATTAG
- a CDS encoding DUF2288 domain-containing protein: MQDLKAELAQSVDEAAWDWLVPHAKRDVVIVVKPELDLLDVGVAIANDDTLSVQSWISHQQLHKPFANQLADWNSDQSKRFQALIVQPYVLVQELAA, from the coding sequence ATGCAAGATTTAAAAGCAGAACTCGCCCAATCTGTCGATGAAGCCGCCTGGGATTGGCTGGTTCCTCACGCTAAACGAGATGTTGTGATTGTGGTGAAGCCAGAGTTAGATCTACTGGATGTTGGAGTCGCGATCGCGAATGATGATACATTGTCTGTCCAGTCTTGGATTAGTCACCAACAGCTTCACAAACCGTTTGCGAATCAATTAGCCGATTGGAATAGCGATCAAAGTAAACGTTTTCAAGCTTTGATTGTACAACCCTATGTTTTAGTGCAAGAACTCGCCGCCTAA
- a CDS encoding glycine zipper family protein: MERLYQVLVGAGLGTIVGAGLGTIVGAGLGTIVGAGLGTIVGAGLGTIVGAGLGTIVGAGLGIKFSSSPIKEQQNPPSSPIKEQQNPPSSPIKEQQNPPSSPIKEQQNPPSSPIKEQQNPPSSPIKELS; this comes from the coding sequence ATGGAACGTCTGTACCAAGTCCTTGTAGGGGCGGGTTTAGGGACAATTGTAGGGGCGGGTTTAGGGACAATTGTAGGGGCGGGTTTAGGGACAATTGTAGGGGCGGGTTTAGGGACAATTGTAGGGGCGGGTTTAGGGACAATTGTAGGGGCGGGTTTAGGGACAATTGTAGGGGCGGGTTTAGGGATTAAATTCAGCTCCTCACCGATAAAGGAACAACAAAACCCGCCCTCCTCACCGATAAAGGAACAACAAAACCCGCCCTCTTCACCGATAAAGGAACAACAAAACCCGCCCTCCTCACCGATAAAGGAACAACAAAACCCGCCCTCCTCACCGATAAAGGAACAACAAAACCCGCCCTCCTCACCGATAAAGGAACTCTCATAA
- a CDS encoding YdcF family protein has protein sequence MLLRISVRQRRYLFSRSRRSKVRLLSWLMPILAVSLFCGYKQIQSYLIQPEAILVLGGEEERELFAADFAQQHPDLHIWVSSGSPSWYTEKVFAKAGIPRNHLHIDRRATDTVTNFTTLVDELKAQGIDGVYLITADDHMLRARVIGEIVFGSRGITLKPVPVSLGRDPEPIEKSLRDGARALLWVTTGHTGATLGQTSNFLKK, from the coding sequence ATGCTTTTGAGGATTTCTGTGCGTCAACGGCGATACTTGTTTTCGCGATCGCGGCGCTCTAAGGTTAGATTACTGTCCTGGTTGATGCCGATTTTGGCGGTTTCGCTATTCTGTGGCTATAAGCAAATTCAAAGTTATTTGATCCAGCCGGAAGCTATTTTGGTTTTAGGGGGAGAAGAAGAACGAGAACTGTTTGCGGCGGATTTCGCCCAGCAGCACCCCGATCTTCATATATGGGTATCTTCCGGTAGTCCGTCTTGGTACACCGAAAAGGTATTCGCCAAAGCCGGAATTCCCCGTAACCACCTGCATATTGATCGCCGCGCTACCGATACGGTGACGAACTTTACGACGTTGGTGGATGAGTTGAAAGCCCAAGGAATCGATGGTGTCTATTTGATTACGGCAGATGATCACATGCTGCGGGCGCGGGTAATTGGTGAAATTGTGTTTGGCAGTCGCGGGATCACCCTTAAACCCGTCCCGGTGTCGTTAGGACGTGATCCGGAACCGATTGAGAAATCCCTGCGGGATGGTGCGAGGGCGTTATTGTGGGTGACGACTGGACATACTGGGGCGACTCTGGGTCAGACATCCAATTTCCTGAAAAAATAG
- a CDS encoding LAGLIDADG endonuclease translates to MDYNVSSKVEQRGILAGLLLGDGKRNQNNFFIQNSSKHEEYLLFKKELLEQITGKPVSLRRWSTKKGYDQIRLEPKLIPLTRVLVKKLYQAGTKTITRTFLNFLTPQGIAIWFMDDGSKSFPKKDGKVHALTLKLNTYLSKEQNEIIVAYFAEVWGFKWGLSKAKSLYRLRMGTKEGKRFLAFIRPYIHDSMLYKVQTSLNRTATT, encoded by the coding sequence ATGGACTACAATGTCTCATCGAAAGTAGAGCAACGCGGTATTCTGGCTGGACTGTTATTAGGTGATGGAAAAAGAAATCAAAACAATTTCTTTATCCAGAATTCATCCAAGCATGAGGAGTATCTCTTATTTAAAAAAGAGCTTCTCGAACAAATAACCGGAAAACCAGTCAGTCTCCGACGCTGGAGTACAAAAAAGGGCTATGACCAAATTCGCCTAGAACCCAAGTTAATTCCTCTGACAAGGGTCTTAGTTAAGAAGCTTTATCAAGCTGGAACCAAAACAATCACGCGAACGTTCCTGAATTTCTTAACCCCCCAGGGAATAGCGATTTGGTTTATGGATGATGGGTCTAAGTCCTTCCCAAAAAAAGACGGAAAGGTTCATGCTCTAACGCTTAAGCTGAATACTTATCTCTCTAAAGAACAAAATGAGATCATTGTTGCTTATTTTGCCGAGGTTTGGGGATTTAAGTGGGGTTTAAGTAAAGCCAAAAGCCTTTATCGTCTGCGAATGGGAACGAAGGAAGGAAAACGCTTTTTAGCGTTTATTCGTCCTTACATCCACGACAGTATGCTCTATAAAGTACAAACGTCCTTAAACAGAACGGCTACCACCTAA